Proteins from a single region of Punica granatum isolate Tunisia-2019 chromosome 8, ASM765513v2, whole genome shotgun sequence:
- the LOC116188411 gene encoding cellulose synthase A catalytic subunit 2 [UDP-forming]-like, translating to MDTKGRLVAGSHNRNEFILINADEVGRLNSVKELSAQVCQICSDEIEFTENGEPFVACNECAFPVCRTCYEYERREGNQACPQCKTRYKRIKGSPRVEWDEEEEDTDDLENEFDIMGGDDPRHVAEAILSARLNAGRGSHYHVTGTATPSEFDASSVVPEVPLLTYGHEDVGISSDRHALIIPPFMGRGSRICPTAYPDPSVPFNARTLDPNKDLAVYGYGTVAWKQKMEGYKKKQIKKLEVVKNEGAGNDGGQESGDPDLPMMDEGRQPLSRKLPVTSSKINPYRIIIFLRLVILGFFFHYRILHPVNDAYGLWLTSIICEIWFAASWILDQFPKWYPVERETYLDRLSLRYEKEGKPCELADVDVFVSTVDPMKEPPLITANTVLSILAVDYPVNKVACYVSDDGAAMLTFEALSETSEFARKWVPFCKRFNIEPRAPEWYFAQKVDYLKDKVDPTFVRERREMKREYEEFKVRINGLVAMAQKVPEEGWTMQDATPWPGNNVKDHPGMIQVFLGQDGVCDVEGNELPRLVYVSREKRPGFDHHKKAGAMNALVRVSAVITNSPYLLNVDCDHYINNSKALREAMCFMMDPTSGNKICYVQFPQRFDGIDRHDRYSNRNVVFFDINMKGLDGIQGPIYVGTGCVFRRQALYGYDAPVEKKPPTRTCNCWPNWCFFCCGSRRKGRKVKLNEKKKKMKHRESSKQIHALENIEEGIEGFDNEKSLLMPRVKFEKKFGQSPVFIASTLMEEGGVLKGASSASLLKEAVHVISCGYEEKTEWGKEVGWIYGSVTEDILTGFKMHCHGWRSVYCMPRRPAFKGSAPINLSDRLHQVLRWALGSVEILLSRHCPIWYGYGCGLKGLERFSYINSVVYPLTSIPLIAYCTLPAVCLLTGKFIVPEISNYASLIFMALFISIAATGILEMQWGGVGIHDWWRNEQFWVIGGVSSHLFALFQGLLKVLAGVNTNFTVTSKAGDDGEFSELYLFKWTTLLIPPMTLLILNIIGVIVGVSDAINNGYDSWGPLFGKLFFALWVIVHLYPFLKGLMGKQDRLPTIIAVWSVLLASILSLLWVRINPFVSKDGPVLEVCGLDCN from the exons ATGGACACCAAAGGCAGGCTGGTTGCCGGTTCTCACAACAGAAATGAGTTCATTCTCATCAACGCTGATGAGGTTGGAAGA TTGAACTCTGTGAAGGAGCTAAGTGCACAAGTATGTCAGATCTGTAGTGATGAAATAGAGTTCACAGAGAACGGGGAGCCCTTCGTTGCTTGCAATGAGTGTGCTTTCCCCGTTTGCAGGACTTGCTATGAGTATGAGAGAAGGGAGGGCAATCAAGCCTGCCCTCAATGCAAAACCCGATATAAGCGTATCAAAG GGAGTCCAAGGGttgaatgggacgaagaagaggaggatACAGATGACTTGGAGAACGAGTTTGATATCATGGGTGGTGATGATCCCCGTCATGTTGCGGAGGCTATTCTTTCTGCTCGCCTCAATGCTGGCCGCGGGTCGCACTACCATGTTACTGGGACTGCTACGCCATCCGAGTTTGATGCATCCTCTGTTGTCCCTGAAGTTCCTCTCTTGACCTATGGCCATGAG GATGTTGGGATTTCCTCAGATAGGCATGCCTTAATAATCCCTCCGTTTATGGGTCGAGGATCAAGGATTTGCCCCACGGCATATCCCGACCCTTCCGTGCCTT TTAACGCAAGAACGTTGGATCCAAACAAAGACTTAGCTGTCTATGGATATGGAACCGTTGCATGGAAGCAGAAGATGGAGGGGTATAAGAAGAAGCAGATCAAGAAACTAGAGGTTGTTAAGAACGAAGGAGCAGGCAATGACGGTGGACAAGAATCAGGGGATCCCGATTTGCCTAT gatGGATGAAGGCAGACAGCCACTCTCTAGGAAGCTACCGGTAACTTCGAGCAAGATAAATCCTTACAggataataatatttctaaGGCTCGTGATTCTTGGGTTTTTCTTCCATTACCGAATTCTTCACCCCGTGAACGATGCGTATGGCTTGTGGCTAACATCGATTATATGTGAGATATGGTTTGCTGCGTCTTGGATATTGGACCAATTCCCAAAATGGTATCCGGTTGAACGGGAAACTTACCTGGATCGTCTATCATTAAG GTATGAGAAAGAGGGAAAGCCATGTGAGTTAGCTGATGTAGACGTATTTGTTAGCACAGTTGATCCTATGAAGGAACCACCCCTTATCACTGCAAACACTGTTCTCTCGATCCTGGCTGTGGACTACCCTGTGAACAAAGTTGCTTGTTATGTGTCTGATGATGGCGCTGCCATGTTAACTTTTGAAGCCCTCTCTGAGACGTCGGAGTTCGCAAGGAAGTGGGTCCCTTTCTGCAAGAGGTTTAACATTGAGCCTCGGGCTCCTGAGTGGTACTTTGCTCAGAAGGTTGACTACTTGAAGGACAAAGTTGACCCCACATTTGTTAGAGAACGCCGTGAAATGAAG AGAGAATACGAAGAGTTCAAAGTTCGAATAAATGGGTTAGTTGCAATGGCGCAGAAGGTTCCAGAGGAGGGTTGGACCATGCAAGATGCGACCCCATGGCCTGGGAATAACGTTAAAGATCATCCTGGGATGATTCAG GTCTTCCTAGGTCAAGATGGGGTTTGTGATGTTGAAGGCAATGAATTACCTCGACTAGTGTATGTGTCTCGCGAGAAGAGACCAGGGTTCGATCATCATAAGAAAGCTGGGGCCATGAATGCTCTG GTGCGGGTCTCCGCAGTGATCACGAATTCTCCATATTTGCTCAATGTTGATTGCGACCACTACATAAACAACAGCAAGGCCCTCCGAGAAGCCATGTGCTTCATGATGGACCCCACCTCGGGGAATAAGATATGCTATGTGCAATTTCCTCAAAGGTTCGATGGAATCGATCGCCACGATCGGTACTCGAATCGCAATGTCGTATTTTTTGAT ATTAATATGAAAGGGTTAGATGGGATCCAAGGGCCAATTTATGTCGGCACAGGTTGTGTGTTTAGGAGGCAAGCTTTGTACGGATATGACGCTCCGGTAGAGAAGAAACCTCCCACTAGGACTTGTAATTGTTGGCCTAATTGGTGCTTCTTTTGCTGTGGATCGAGAAGGAAGggtagaaaagtaaaattgaatgagaaaaagaagaagatgaagcaCCGTGAGTCTTCGAAGCAGATTCATGCACTTGAAAACATCGAGGAGGGAATCGAAG GATTTGATAATGAAAAATCTCTGCTGATGCCCCGGGTGAAGTTTGAAAAGAAGTTTGGTCAGTCACCGGTTTTTATAGCCTCGACCTTAATGGAAGAAGGCGGTGTTCTGAAAGGAGCTTCCTCTGCATCGCTCTTGAAAGAAGCTGTCCATGTCATTAGTTGTGGCTATGAAGAAAAAACCGAATGGGGTAAAGAG GTGGGATGGATATATGGATCGGTGACTGAAGATATTTTAACGGGCTTCAAGATGCACTGCCATGGCTGGCGATCGGTGTACTGCATGCCCAGGAGGCCCGCTTTTAAGGGCTCAGCCCCAATAAATCTCTCAGACCGTCTACACCAAGTTCTCCGTTGGGCTCTCGGGTCAGTCGAGATTTTACTGAGCAGGCATTGCCCGATATGGTATGGTTATGGATGCGGTCTTAAAGGATTGGAGAGATTCTCTTACATAAACTCAGTTGTCTACCCTTTGACTTCTATTCCGTTGATTGCTTACTGCACCCTTCCAGCGGTCTGCCTACTTACCGGGAAGTTTATAGTCCCCGAG ATAAGCAACTATGCTAGTCTAATCTTCATGGCTCTCTTCATATCGATAGCAGCGACGGGCATCCTTGAGATGCAGTGGGGTGGGGTTGGGATTCACGACTGGTGGAGGAATGAGCAGTTTTGGGTCATCGGAGGGGTCTCCTCCCATCTCTTCGCCCTCTTTCAGGGCCTCCTAAAGGTCCTCGCGGGTGTAAACACAAACTTCACTGTCACTTCCAAGGCAGGGGATGACGGGGAGTTCTCCGAGCTCTACCTCTTCAAGTGGACGACTCTTCTGATCCCTCCTATGACACTTTTGATCTTGAACATAATCGGGGTCATAGTTGGGGTATCAGATGCAATCAACAATGGATATGACTCgtggggcccactctttggGAAGCTGTTCTTTGCCCTCTGGGTTATCGTCCACCTCTACCCCTTCCTCAAGGGGTTGATGGGGAAACAAGACCGTCTCCCAACGATCATCGCCGTGTGGTCTGTCCTTCTCGCCTCAATTCTCTCGCTCCTGTGGGTCCGAATCAACCCGTTCGTCTCCAAAGATGGGCCTGTATTAGAAGTCTGTGGCTTGGACTGTAATTGA
- the LOC116189229 gene encoding egg cell-secreted protein 1.1-like, with the protein MVTAMVKLVLFAILLASLSCQSVVGARTTPEGSKSDLVARLRLDDQQSPSCWESMFQLQSCTGEVIMFFLNGETYLGPKCCDAIRTIEHDCWPNLLGTLGYTTEEGDILEGYCDEAVHNSTLLSPESNKMKDLHEAESSP; encoded by the coding sequence ATGGTTACTGCCATGGTCAAGCTCGTTCTTTTCGCCATCCTCCTAGCATCACTAAGCTGCCAGTCTGTAGTAGGGGCACGGACCACACCGGAGGGCTCTAAGTCTGATTTGGTAGCTCGCCTGAGGCTAGATGATCAGCAGTCTCCAAGCTGTTGGGAGTCGATGTTCCAGCTCCAGTCTTGCACCGGGGAGGTTATAATGTTCTTCCTCAACGGGGAGACTTATCTGGGCCCGAAGTGCTGCGATGCCATCAGGACGATCGAGCACGACTGCTGGCCCAATCTGCTCGGTACCCTGGGCTACACCACGGAGGAGGGTGATATTCTGGAGGGCTACTGTGATGAGGCCGTGCATAACTCAACGCTGCTGTCCCCAGAGAGCAATAAGATGAAGGACCTACACGAGGCAGAGTCGAGCCCTTAG